Proteins found in one Micromonospora sp. WMMD1082 genomic segment:
- a CDS encoding phage integrase N-terminal SAM-like domain-containing protein has translation MTRAHVEAFQGWMIETRSASTAVNKHKGLQQFFKWLLFDEEAIDRSPMERVRQPKTPRKLIPVMRDEDTSKLLDACGPGTSTGALRCRTCGWRSVAPPR, from the coding sequence GTGACGCGGGCGCATGTGGAGGCGTTCCAGGGTTGGATGATCGAGACCAGGTCCGCGTCGACGGCGGTGAACAAGCACAAGGGACTGCAGCAGTTCTTCAAGTGGCTGCTCTTCGACGAGGAGGCCATCGACCGATCGCCGATGGAGCGGGTGCGGCAGCCGAAGACACCCCGCAAGCTGATCCCGGTCATGCGCGACGAGGACACCAGCAAGCTTCTCGACGCCTGCGGGCCCGGAACAAGCACAGGGGCGCTGCGCTGCCGCACCTGTGGCTGGCGAAGCGTGGCGCCGCCCCGTTGA
- the cmk gene encoding (d)CMP kinase, translating into MEENVPAGRCVVAVDGPSGSGKSTVSRRLAAGLGARYLDTGAMYRAITWAVLRSGVDLTDAQAVAKVAGEVDLRIGTDPVGYAVTADGVNVEADIRGPEVTAAVSAVAAVPAVRALLVARQRDMINKAGRIVVEGRDIGSVVAPDADLKVYLTASAAARAARRSAENASDVAATAADLARRDQLDSSRKADPLAQAPDAVVLDTTELGIDEVVGRLRALLSERSVA; encoded by the coding sequence GTGGAGGAAAACGTGCCGGCCGGGCGATGCGTGGTCGCTGTGGATGGGCCGTCCGGTTCGGGTAAGTCCACCGTCTCCCGGCGGCTCGCCGCCGGCCTGGGCGCCCGCTACCTGGACACGGGCGCGATGTACCGGGCGATCACCTGGGCGGTGCTGCGCTCCGGCGTCGACCTGACCGACGCGCAGGCGGTGGCCAAGGTCGCCGGCGAGGTCGACCTGCGCATCGGCACCGACCCCGTCGGGTACGCGGTGACCGCGGACGGGGTGAACGTCGAGGCCGACATCCGTGGGCCCGAGGTGACCGCCGCCGTCTCCGCCGTGGCCGCCGTGCCGGCGGTCCGTGCGTTGCTGGTGGCCCGTCAGCGCGACATGATCAACAAGGCGGGTCGGATCGTGGTCGAGGGCCGGGACATCGGTTCCGTGGTGGCCCCGGACGCCGATCTGAAGGTCTACCTCACCGCCTCGGCGGCGGCCCGTGCCGCGCGCCGCAGCGCCGAGAACGCCTCCGACGTGGCGGCCACCGCCGCCGACCTGGCCCGGCGCGACCAGCTGGACTCGAGTCGCAAGGCCGACCCGCTCGCCCAGGCACCCGACGCGGTCGTGCTGGACACCACCGAGCTGGGCATCGACGAGGTCGTGGGGCGCCTGCGTGCGCTGCTCTCCGAGCGGTCAGTGGCGTGA
- a CDS encoding tyrosine-type recombinase/integrase produces the protein MTANGIKILLKRLGAAAGVTDVHAHRWRHSFAHEWKRAGGDTGDLMLLLGWTSEDAPRHYGASAAAERAQETQARLGIGERV, from the coding sequence TTGACTGCGAACGGGATCAAGATCCTGCTCAAACGGTTGGGTGCCGCGGCCGGGGTGACGGACGTGCACGCGCACCGGTGGCGGCACAGCTTCGCCCACGAGTGGAAACGCGCCGGCGGCGACACCGGTGACCTGATGCTCCTGCTCGGATGGACCTCAGAGGACGCGCCCCGCCATTACGGCGCCAGCGCCGCAGCCGAGCGAGCACAGGAAACGCAGGCGCGACTGGGTATCGGCGAGCGCGTATAG
- a CDS encoding NAD(P)-dependent oxidoreductase, producing the protein MTDIAILGTGWMGAAVTRRLLAGGHRVTVWNRSPARAYALTAAGADVAATPTDAVATAGVVITLLTDAAAVEAALFGSRHTVAALRPDTVVVQMSTIGPDEVRGIAGRLPASVPLLDAPVGGSVDAAEAGRLAIFAGGPDAVVDLAEPVLRELGTIRRCGPVGAGAALKLVVNTALITALGALHDTLAVADGVGVDRAVALDALAAGPLGGAVRRVTATGASFAIAHAAKDARLALRETPAAPVASAALRLLTRATDQNADVASLIEVENR; encoded by the coding sequence ATGACGGACATCGCGATCTTGGGCACCGGGTGGATGGGTGCCGCGGTCACCCGCCGCCTGCTGGCTGGCGGGCACCGGGTCACCGTGTGGAACCGCAGCCCGGCCAGGGCGTACGCCCTGACCGCGGCCGGGGCCGACGTCGCCGCGACGCCAACGGACGCGGTCGCCACGGCCGGGGTGGTGATCACGTTGCTGACGGACGCCGCGGCAGTCGAGGCCGCACTCTTCGGTTCCCGCCACACCGTGGCCGCCCTCCGGCCGGACACCGTCGTGGTGCAGATGTCCACGATCGGCCCGGACGAGGTGCGCGGCATCGCCGGCCGCCTGCCCGCCTCGGTGCCGTTGCTGGACGCCCCGGTCGGCGGCAGCGTCGACGCCGCCGAGGCGGGCCGGCTGGCGATCTTCGCCGGTGGGCCGGATGCCGTCGTGGATCTCGCCGAGCCCGTACTGCGGGAGTTGGGGACGATCCGCCGCTGCGGTCCCGTCGGCGCCGGAGCCGCCCTGAAGCTCGTGGTCAACACCGCGTTGATCACCGCGCTCGGTGCGCTGCACGACACGCTCGCGGTCGCCGACGGGGTCGGCGTCGACCGGGCGGTGGCGCTCGATGCACTCGCCGCCGGGCCGTTGGGCGGCGCGGTACGGCGGGTGACCGCGACCGGCGCGTCGTTCGCGATCGCCCACGCCGCCAAGGACGCCCGGCTGGCGCTACGTGAGACACCGGCAGCCCCGGTGGCCTCCGCCGCGCTGCGACTGCTCACCAGGGCCACCGACCAGAACGCGGACGTGGCCTCCCTGATCGAGGTGGAGAACCGATGA
- a CDS encoding ParA family protein — protein sequence MAGNGDRAETWTSELREQQNALGSDLGPADPAAYTMRKPIPEPMPTDRHGPARIIAMANQKGGVGKTTTTINLGAALAEYGRKVLLVDFDPQGALSVGLGVNPHNLDLSVYNLLMQDDVTAEDVLIKTDVAGLHLLPANIDLSAAEIQLVNEVAREMALARVLKSVRKEYDYVLIDCQPSLGLLAINALTVAHGVLIPLECEFFSLRGVALLLDTIDKVRERLNFDLELEGILATMYDSRTTHCRQVLQRVVEAFGDKVYQTVITKTVKFPESTVAGSPITTLDPASSGARNYRQLAREVIAAQAER from the coding sequence ATGGCTGGCAACGGTGACCGTGCCGAGACCTGGACGTCGGAGCTCCGCGAACAGCAGAACGCCCTCGGCTCTGACCTGGGCCCGGCCGACCCGGCCGCCTACACGATGCGCAAGCCGATCCCCGAGCCGATGCCCACCGACCGGCACGGTCCGGCCCGGATCATCGCGATGGCCAACCAGAAGGGCGGGGTCGGCAAGACCACCACGACCATCAACCTCGGTGCCGCGCTCGCCGAGTACGGCCGCAAGGTGCTGCTGGTCGACTTCGACCCGCAGGGCGCCCTCTCCGTGGGGCTGGGGGTCAACCCGCACAACCTGGATCTGTCGGTCTACAACCTGCTGATGCAGGACGACGTCACCGCCGAGGACGTGCTGATCAAGACCGACGTGGCCGGGCTGCACCTGCTGCCGGCCAACATCGATCTATCGGCGGCCGAGATCCAGTTGGTCAACGAGGTCGCCCGCGAGATGGCCCTGGCCCGGGTGCTCAAGAGCGTCCGCAAGGAGTACGACTACGTCCTGATCGACTGCCAGCCGTCGCTCGGCCTGCTGGCCATCAACGCGTTGACCGTCGCGCACGGTGTGCTCATCCCGCTGGAGTGCGAGTTCTTCAGCCTGCGCGGGGTCGCCCTGCTGCTGGACACCATCGACAAGGTCCGCGAGCGACTCAACTTCGACCTGGAACTCGAGGGCATCCTCGCCACCATGTACGACAGCCGCACCACGCACTGCCGCCAGGTGCTCCAGCGGGTGGTGGAGGCGTTCGGCGACAAGGTCTACCAGACGGTGATCACCAAGACCGTGAAGTTCCCCGAGTCCACCGTGGCCGGCTCACCGATCACCACGCTCGACCCGGCCTCCTCCGGCGCCCGCAACTACCGTCAGCTGGCCCGCGAGGTGATTGCCGCGCAGGCGGAGCGGTAG
- a CDS encoding tyrosine recombinase, which yields MTGDRPTAHADGAGAGEPPAPALRRAVRGYLDHLTVERGLAANTLASYRRDLDRYLDSLAAAGVADLSAVSAGEIERHLARLRAGADGRPPLAVSSAARAASAVRGLHRFALREGLVGADPSRDVRPPTPPRRLPRALPVDDVIRLLETAGPVDAAGDTAPLTLRDRALLEFLYGTGARISEAVGAAVDDVDLDDGAAVLRGKGGRIRLVPIGGYALRALGAYLVRARPGLAASGRGTPTIFLNARGGPLTRQGAWTILRRAAERAGLTVDGPRAVSPHTLRHSYATHLLDGGADVRVVQELLGHASVTTTQVYTLVTVERLREVYATAHPRARA from the coding sequence CTGACCGGCGACCGGCCGACCGCGCACGCGGACGGGGCCGGCGCGGGCGAGCCGCCCGCGCCGGCCCTGCGTCGCGCCGTGCGCGGCTACCTGGACCACCTCACCGTCGAACGTGGACTGGCCGCGAACACCCTCGCGTCGTACCGCCGGGACCTGGACCGTTATCTCGACTCGCTGGCCGCCGCCGGGGTGGCCGACCTGTCGGCCGTCTCGGCCGGCGAGATCGAACGCCACCTGGCCCGGCTCCGCGCCGGCGCCGACGGGCGCCCGCCGCTGGCGGTCTCCTCGGCCGCCCGCGCGGCCAGCGCGGTACGCGGTCTGCACCGGTTCGCGCTGCGCGAGGGCCTGGTCGGCGCGGATCCGAGCCGCGACGTGCGGCCGCCCACCCCGCCCCGGCGGCTGCCCCGCGCGCTGCCGGTCGACGACGTGATCCGGCTGCTGGAGACCGCCGGGCCGGTGGACGCGGCCGGAGACACCGCGCCGTTGACGCTGCGCGACCGGGCCCTGCTGGAGTTCCTCTACGGCACCGGGGCGCGCATCTCCGAGGCGGTCGGCGCCGCGGTGGACGATGTGGACCTCGACGACGGAGCGGCGGTGCTGCGCGGCAAGGGCGGGCGGATCCGCCTGGTGCCGATCGGCGGGTACGCGCTGCGGGCGCTCGGCGCGTACCTGGTGCGGGCCCGGCCCGGGCTGGCCGCGTCCGGTCGGGGCACCCCGACGATCTTCCTCAACGCGCGGGGCGGTCCGCTGACCCGCCAGGGAGCCTGGACGATCCTGCGCCGTGCCGCCGAACGGGCCGGCCTGACCGTCGACGGGCCACGGGCCGTGTCGCCGCACACCCTGCGCCACTCGTACGCCACGCACCTGCTCGACGGCGGCGCCGACGTCCGGGTGGTGCAGGAACTGCTCGGCCACGCCTCGGTCACCACCACGCAGGTCTACACCCTGGTCACCGTCGAGCGGCTGCGCGAGGTCTACGCCACCGCGCACCCCCGCGCCCGCGCCTGA
- the der gene encoding ribosome biogenesis GTPase Der has translation MTEDNGWVELREPDLDTEEPTGPQPVVAVVGRPNVGKSTLVNRIIGRRQAVVEDVPGVTRDRVPYDAQWSGRAFTVVDTGGWEPDAKDRAAAIAAQAEAAVATADVVLFVVDATVGSTDVDEAAVKMLRRSAKPVILVANKADNTNIEFEATSLWSLGLGEPHPVSALHGRGSGDLLDAILAALPEAPKVVEYRPRGPRRVALVGRPNVGKSSLLNRFSGEERAVVDPVAGTTVDPVDSLVEIGGDTWHLVDTAGLRKRVGRASGTEYYASLRTASAIEAAEVAVVLLDSSEPISEQDQRILSMVTEAGRALVIAFNKWDLVDADRRYYLDKEIDRELRRIPWAIRLNLSAKTGRAVDKLAASLHRALASWETRIPTAQLNAWLTALVQATPHPVRGGRAPRILFATQAGVAPPRFVLFTTGPLDAGYQRFVERKLREEFGFEGSPIEISVRPRKKLGPGGRGKAHG, from the coding sequence GTGACCGAAGACAACGGTTGGGTGGAACTGCGGGAACCGGACCTCGACACCGAGGAGCCGACCGGACCGCAGCCGGTGGTGGCGGTGGTGGGCCGCCCCAACGTCGGCAAGTCCACCCTGGTCAACCGGATCATCGGCCGTCGCCAGGCGGTCGTGGAGGATGTGCCCGGGGTGACCCGGGACCGGGTTCCGTACGACGCGCAGTGGTCAGGGCGGGCGTTCACCGTGGTGGACACCGGCGGCTGGGAGCCGGACGCGAAGGACCGGGCGGCGGCGATCGCCGCGCAGGCCGAGGCCGCCGTGGCCACGGCGGACGTGGTGCTGTTCGTGGTCGACGCGACGGTCGGCTCCACCGACGTCGACGAGGCGGCGGTGAAGATGCTGCGCCGCAGCGCGAAGCCGGTGATCCTGGTTGCCAACAAGGCCGACAACACGAACATCGAGTTCGAGGCCACCTCGCTCTGGTCGCTCGGCCTCGGCGAGCCGCACCCGGTGTCGGCGCTGCACGGGCGGGGCTCCGGCGATCTGCTCGACGCCATCCTGGCGGCGCTGCCCGAGGCGCCGAAGGTGGTCGAGTACCGTCCGCGCGGCCCGCGCCGGGTGGCCCTGGTGGGCCGGCCGAACGTCGGCAAGTCCAGCCTGCTGAACCGCTTCTCCGGCGAGGAGCGGGCGGTGGTCGACCCGGTCGCCGGCACCACCGTCGACCCGGTGGACAGCCTGGTCGAGATCGGCGGCGACACCTGGCATCTGGTGGACACCGCCGGCCTGCGCAAGCGGGTCGGTCGGGCCAGCGGCACCGAGTACTACGCCAGCCTGCGTACCGCCTCGGCGATCGAGGCGGCCGAGGTGGCGGTGGTGCTGCTCGACTCCAGTGAGCCGATCAGCGAGCAGGACCAGCGGATCCTGTCCATGGTCACCGAGGCGGGCCGGGCGCTGGTGATCGCCTTCAACAAGTGGGACCTGGTCGACGCCGACCGCCGGTACTACCTGGACAAGGAGATCGACCGGGAGCTGCGCCGCATCCCGTGGGCGATCCGGCTGAACCTGTCGGCGAAGACCGGCCGGGCGGTCGACAAGCTCGCCGCCTCCCTGCACCGGGCCCTGGCCAGCTGGGAGACCCGTATCCCCACCGCGCAGCTCAACGCGTGGCTCACCGCTCTGGTCCAGGCCACCCCGCACCCGGTGCGTGGCGGTCGGGCACCGCGGATCCTGTTCGCCACCCAGGCGGGGGTCGCTCCGCCGCGCTTCGTGCTCTTCACCACCGGTCCGCTGGACGCCGGCTACCAGCGCTTCGTCGAGCGCAAGCTGCGCGAGGAGTTCGGCTTCGAGGGCAGCCCGATCGAGATCTCGGTACGCCCCCGCAAGAAGCTCGGCCCCGGCGGCCGGGGCAAGGCCCACGGCTGA
- a CDS encoding IclR family transcriptional regulator has product MRARDPLGRAIHVLRWMAEQPAPFVGVREIATALGMQPSTVSRLLASLAEERLVRRDPRTSGFAPGLELMRLGVLASQKLDVRAAARVHMRTLADQCNESVFLGLFDPSRQELFRVETVSSNRPLRYVVEMDQWTKIYLGASGLGVLAFLPDAQRELGIRLADAAAGPDRPWLRRAEFEPMLDRIRAQGYAITFGMRIPDAVGVSAPVFAEGGRVLGSVILTVPKVRIGEHDQPQLARLITETAAAITHDIGGSRPDYLHQPYQLQQ; this is encoded by the coding sequence ATGAGGGCACGAGATCCCCTTGGTCGCGCCATCCACGTTCTGCGGTGGATGGCCGAGCAGCCGGCACCGTTCGTCGGTGTCCGGGAGATCGCGACCGCCCTCGGCATGCAGCCGAGCACCGTCTCACGGCTGCTTGCCTCGCTGGCCGAGGAACGGCTCGTGCGGCGTGACCCGCGCACCAGCGGCTTCGCGCCCGGGCTGGAGCTGATGCGGCTCGGAGTCCTCGCCTCGCAGAAGCTCGACGTGCGCGCCGCGGCCCGCGTGCACATGCGCACGCTGGCGGACCAGTGCAACGAGAGCGTCTTCCTCGGCCTCTTCGACCCGAGCCGGCAGGAGCTGTTCCGGGTGGAGACCGTCTCGTCGAACCGGCCGCTGCGCTATGTCGTCGAGATGGACCAGTGGACCAAGATCTATCTTGGCGCGAGCGGGCTCGGCGTCCTGGCCTTCCTGCCCGACGCCCAGCGCGAGCTGGGCATCCGCCTCGCGGACGCGGCGGCCGGTCCGGACCGTCCCTGGCTGCGCCGGGCCGAGTTCGAGCCGATGCTCGACCGGATACGGGCGCAGGGCTACGCCATCACGTTCGGGATGCGCATTCCCGACGCGGTCGGGGTGAGCGCGCCGGTCTTCGCCGAGGGCGGCCGGGTGCTCGGCTCGGTCATCCTGACCGTGCCGAAGGTGCGCATCGGCGAACACGACCAGCCGCAGCTCGCCCGGCTGATCACCGAGACCGCGGCCGCCATCACCCACGACATAGGAGGGAGTCGTCCGGACTATCTGCACCAGCCGTATCAGCTACAGCAGTAA
- a CDS encoding segregation/condensation protein A yields the protein MEPAVGAAPADTGRFTVRLANFTGPFDLLLQLIGKHKLDVTEVALHRVTDEFIAYIRAMGDSWDLDEASEFLLVAATLLDLKAARLLPAAEVEDPEDLALLEARDLLFARLLQYKAYKEAAAHIGALEEVGGRRYPRAVTLEPRYAEALPDLVLGIGPQRLLQLAVRAMTPKPVPEVSIAHVHMVRVSVREHAEIIAERLRRAGTASFSLLCAECEATLEVVARFLALLELYRQGVVAFVQEQALEELTVRWTGPADVGPTLTIDEYAGTPTDPAAAPDPTAVPDPTAMPDPTAVPESTAVPESTAVPESTAVPDLTAGTATTEERAG from the coding sequence GTGGAGCCGGCGGTCGGTGCGGCGCCGGCGGATACTGGTCGGTTCACCGTGCGGCTGGCCAACTTCACCGGGCCGTTCGATCTGCTGCTGCAACTGATCGGCAAGCACAAGCTCGACGTCACCGAGGTCGCCCTGCACCGGGTGACCGACGAGTTCATCGCCTACATCCGGGCGATGGGTGACAGCTGGGACCTGGACGAGGCGAGCGAGTTCCTGCTGGTCGCCGCCACCCTGCTCGACCTGAAGGCGGCCCGACTGCTGCCCGCCGCCGAGGTGGAGGACCCGGAGGACCTCGCCCTGCTGGAGGCGCGGGACCTGCTCTTCGCCCGGCTGTTGCAGTACAAGGCGTACAAGGAGGCGGCGGCGCACATCGGCGCGCTGGAGGAGGTCGGCGGGCGCCGCTACCCTCGGGCGGTCACCCTGGAACCTCGCTACGCCGAGGCGCTGCCCGATCTGGTGCTCGGCATCGGCCCGCAGCGGCTGCTCCAGCTGGCGGTCCGGGCGATGACCCCGAAGCCGGTGCCCGAGGTTTCGATCGCCCACGTGCACATGGTCCGGGTCAGCGTCCGGGAACACGCCGAGATCATCGCCGAGCGGCTCCGCCGGGCCGGCACCGCCAGCTTCTCGCTGCTCTGCGCCGAGTGCGAGGCCACCCTGGAGGTCGTCGCCCGGTTCCTCGCCCTGCTGGAGCTGTACCGGCAGGGCGTGGTCGCCTTCGTCCAGGAACAGGCGTTGGAGGAACTCACCGTACGCTGGACAGGGCCCGCCGACGTCGGCCCGACCCTGACCATCGACGAGTACGCCGGCACCCCCACCGACCCCGCGGCAGCGCCGGACCCGACGGCAGTCCCAGACCCCACGGCGATGCCGGACCCCACGGCGGTGCCGGAGTCGACGGCGGTGCCGGAGTCGACGGCGGTGCCGGAGTCGACGGCGGTGCCGGACCTCACGGCCGGTACGGCAACGACGGAGGAGCGAGCCGGATGA
- the scpB gene encoding SMC-Scp complex subunit ScpB, with amino-acid sequence MSNEDRRESLADQAATWIPPWQRPEPRDLGTNVPSEGQSRTKIPEPGQPADDAVEGGEAELGERGGQPDDAVAAPGGSSEGQEGDAADEAVADGPASDGLATDEAVPGEPATDGAGESAAGVGGRKRSAGRARGVPEPAPVLDDAELRGALEAILLVVDEPVSELILAQVIEQPAERVGPMLDEIAAGYAAAGHGFELRRAAGGWRLYTRPEYATYVERFVLDGQSVRLTQAALETLAVVAYKQPVTRSRISAIRGVNCDGVIRTLVSRGLVEECGTETESGAYLYRTTTMFLEKLGLNSLDDLPPLAPFLPDDVEELADATR; translated from the coding sequence ATGAGCAACGAGGACCGCCGGGAGTCCCTGGCCGACCAGGCCGCCACCTGGATCCCTCCATGGCAACGCCCCGAACCCAGGGATCTTGGTACGAATGTGCCCTCAGAGGGGCAGTCCCGTACCAAGATCCCGGAGCCGGGGCAGCCGGCGGACGATGCGGTCGAGGGTGGGGAGGCCGAGCTAGGGGAGCGGGGTGGGCAACCGGACGATGCGGTGGCCGCACCGGGCGGGTCCTCGGAGGGCCAGGAGGGCGACGCCGCCGACGAGGCTGTCGCCGACGGGCCGGCCTCCGACGGGCTGGCGACCGACGAGGCTGTCCCTGGCGAGCCAGCCACCGACGGGGCGGGGGAGAGTGCCGCTGGAGTCGGAGGACGGAAGCGGTCGGCGGGACGGGCGCGGGGGGTGCCGGAGCCGGCGCCCGTGCTCGACGACGCGGAGTTGCGCGGCGCGCTGGAGGCGATCCTGCTGGTGGTCGACGAACCGGTCAGCGAGTTGATCCTGGCCCAGGTGATCGAGCAGCCGGCCGAGCGGGTCGGCCCGATGCTGGACGAGATCGCCGCCGGCTATGCCGCGGCCGGGCACGGGTTCGAGCTGCGCCGGGCGGCGGGCGGCTGGCGTCTGTACACCCGCCCGGAATACGCCACCTACGTCGAGCGGTTCGTCCTGGACGGGCAGTCGGTACGGCTGACCCAGGCCGCGCTGGAGACCCTGGCCGTGGTGGCGTACAAGCAGCCGGTGACCCGGTCGCGGATCTCCGCCATCCGGGGCGTCAACTGCGACGGCGTGATCCGTACCCTGGTCTCCCGGGGCCTGGTCGAGGAGTGCGGCACCGAGACCGAGAGCGGGGCGTACCTGTACCGGACGACCACCATGTTTCTGGAGAAGCTCGGCCTCAACAGCCTCGACGACCTGCCGCCGCTGGCCCCGTTCCTCCCCGACGACGTAGAAGAGCTTGCCGATGCCACGCGATAA
- a CDS encoding LysR family transcriptional regulator encodes METHLLEVFRTVARYGSITAAARQLRFTQSAVSRQIAALEAEIGARVFDRLPRGVALTEEGRTLLPHAEALLDRLATARRDLDDLHGLGSGRLRVGAFPTAVAALVPRALASFRTAHPDVALSLVEGRTPALLERLVAGDADVAVVSESPAVPIDPSRFDLHHLIDERLLVAVPSDHRLARRRTVRLADLADDPFIVGSATAEETLLRASLPAGFAPKIDIVAAEWTGKLGCVAAGLGVALVPALAVRGTPADITLLRLHPDDESIRRVFAATVAGRTRPPAAGRFLAHLDQTARAFTRDG; translated from the coding sequence GTGGAGACCCACCTCCTGGAGGTGTTCCGGACCGTCGCGCGATACGGCTCGATCACCGCCGCCGCCCGCCAGCTGCGCTTCACCCAGTCGGCCGTGTCGAGGCAGATCGCGGCGCTGGAGGCAGAGATCGGAGCGCGGGTCTTCGACCGGCTGCCGCGGGGCGTGGCGCTCACCGAGGAGGGGCGCACCCTGCTACCACACGCGGAGGCGCTCCTCGACCGGCTCGCGACCGCCCGACGAGACCTCGACGATCTACACGGCCTCGGCAGCGGCCGACTGCGCGTCGGCGCGTTCCCGACCGCCGTCGCGGCACTCGTACCACGGGCACTCGCCTCGTTTCGCACCGCGCACCCCGACGTGGCGCTGTCGCTGGTGGAGGGACGCACGCCGGCGCTGCTGGAACGGCTGGTCGCCGGCGATGCCGACGTCGCCGTGGTGAGCGAGTCACCGGCCGTACCGATCGACCCGTCCCGCTTCGACCTGCACCATCTCATCGACGAACGGCTGCTCGTGGCGGTACCGTCCGACCACCGGCTCGCCCGCCGGCGCACGGTGCGGTTGGCGGACCTGGCGGACGACCCGTTCATCGTGGGCTCGGCCACCGCCGAGGAGACCCTGCTGCGCGCCAGCCTGCCCGCCGGTTTCGCACCGAAAATCGACATCGTCGCCGCCGAGTGGACCGGCAAACTCGGCTGCGTCGCCGCCGGCCTCGGCGTCGCCCTCGTCCCCGCCCTGGCCGTACGGGGAACACCGGCGGACATCACCCTGCTCCGCCTGCACCCCGACGACGAATCCATCCGGCGGGTCTTCGCCGCCACCGTCGCCGGGCGAACACGCCCCCCGGCGGCCGGCCGGTTCCTCGCCCACCTCGACCAGACCGCGCGGGCATTCACCCGGGACGGATGA
- a CDS encoding RidA family protein — protein MKVTLDNPPTVAAPFGDRFAHVARLDLDGGALLMLAGQVAVDDDGEIVAPGDAAGQATRIFEIIRQVLDAHGATFADILHIRTFMTDLGDLPAYGAVRRALFPAAPAGNPPASTTVEVSRLFLPGAVLEVEVTAAVSRRTTPKAS, from the coding sequence ATGAAGGTAACGCTGGACAACCCGCCGACCGTCGCCGCGCCGTTCGGCGACCGCTTCGCCCACGTGGCCCGCCTGGACCTCGACGGCGGTGCGTTGCTCATGCTCGCCGGGCAGGTCGCCGTCGACGACGACGGCGAGATCGTCGCACCGGGCGACGCCGCCGGGCAGGCGACCCGGATTTTCGAGATCATCCGCCAGGTGCTCGACGCGCACGGCGCAACCTTCGCCGACATCCTGCACATCCGCACTTTCATGACCGACCTGGGCGACCTGCCCGCCTACGGCGCGGTCCGCCGCGCGCTGTTCCCCGCCGCCCCGGCCGGCAACCCGCCGGCGAGCACGACCGTCGAGGTCAGTCGGCTCTTCCTGCCCGGAGCGGTCCTGGAGGTGGAGGTCACCGCGGCAGTGAGCAGGCGCACCACCCCTAAAGCTTCCTAG
- a CDS encoding pseudouridine synthase: MPRDNRTPSPDAPVYTGPERLQKVLAAAGVGSRRACEDLIFRRRVTVDGRVAQLGDKVDPTGAVIHVDGERLVADTRLVYLAMNKPRGVVSTMADEKGRTALADFLGNRVEQRVYHVGRLDADSEGLLLLTNDGTLAHRLMHPSYGVPKTYLCEVSGPIPRNLGRRLAAGVELEDGPVTVDAFRVVDSLGRTAQVELTLHEGRKHIVRRLLGEVGHPVSRLVRTSIGPIRLGDLRAGRTRRLTNAEVAALFKAVGD; this comes from the coding sequence ATGCCACGCGATAACCGCACCCCGTCCCCGGACGCGCCCGTCTACACCGGCCCCGAGCGCCTGCAGAAGGTGCTCGCCGCCGCCGGTGTCGGCTCCCGGCGTGCCTGCGAAGACCTGATCTTCCGCCGGCGGGTGACGGTCGACGGGCGGGTGGCGCAGCTGGGCGACAAGGTCGACCCGACCGGCGCGGTCATCCACGTCGACGGTGAGCGGCTGGTGGCCGACACCCGGCTGGTGTACCTGGCGATGAACAAGCCGCGCGGGGTGGTCTCCACGATGGCCGACGAGAAGGGCCGGACCGCGCTGGCCGACTTCCTCGGCAACCGGGTCGAGCAGCGGGTCTACCACGTCGGGCGGCTCGACGCGGACAGCGAGGGCCTGCTGCTGCTCACCAACGACGGCACCCTGGCGCACCGGCTGATGCACCCCTCCTACGGGGTGCCGAAGACCTACCTCTGCGAGGTGTCCGGGCCGATCCCGCGTAACCTCGGCAGACGGCTGGCGGCCGGGGTGGAGTTGGAGGACGGCCCGGTGACGGTCGACGCCTTCCGGGTGGTGGACAGTCTGGGGCGTACCGCCCAGGTGGAGCTGACCCTGCACGAGGGGCGCAAACACATCGTACGGCGGCTGCTCGGCGAGGTCGGCCACCCGGTGAGCCGGCTGGTGCGTACCTCCATCGGGCCGATCCGGCTGGGCGACCTGCGTGCCGGGCGCACCCGGAGGCTGACCAACGCGGAGGTCGCCGCCCTGTTCAAGGCCGTGGGCGACTGA